A genomic stretch from Plasmodium brasilianum strain Bolivian I chromosome 9, whole genome shotgun sequence includes:
- a CDS encoding PQ-loop repeat-containing protein, whose protein sequence is MQRTNFNVFSEEFYDRQNVLSVSAKRKNKAETTQHALNNLLICSLIVGSCFVKLPQLKKIISNKNAAGLSIISFYLEIIVSTSLIAFSIKKKINYKLRAESFNSLLYVEVNCGFVSFLNIIILLQIFYYWNNTKKVLAQAEKKNL, encoded by the exons ATGCAAAGAACAAATTTTAACGTTTTTTCAGAAGAATTCTACGATAGACAAAATGTATTATCTGTTAgtgcaaaaagaaaaaataaagcagaaACTACACAGCAT GCGTTAAATAACTTATTAATATGCTCTCTCATTGTTGGTTCGTGTTTCGTCAAACTTcctcaattaaaaaaaattatttcaaacAAAAACGCAGCTGGTCTTTCAATTATATCATTCTATTTAGAg ATAATAGTATCCACTTCTTTAATAGCCTtttccataaaaaaaaaaataaactataaATT ACGTGCAGAATCTTTTAATAGTCTACTTTATGTGGAA GTCAACTGTggttttgtttcttttttaaatattatcattttgcTGCAA ATCTTTTATTACTGGAACAATACGAAGAAAGTACTAGCTCAAGCtgagaagaaaaatttatga